One genomic window of Cololabis saira isolate AMF1-May2022 chromosome 3, fColSai1.1, whole genome shotgun sequence includes the following:
- the LOC133440704 gene encoding zinc finger protein 239-like, with protein RSSTLVDHMKIHTSERPYLCNTCGKSFTKSSDLKRHITTHTGEKPYICKTCGKSYRLRSTLVVHLRIHTGERPYLCNTCGTSFISLSNLKSHIATHMNQRPYMCKTCGKSYRLSSHLLVHSRIHVSEKPYNCKTCGKGFTQSASLVIHSRTHTGERPYLCNACGKTFNRSSSLKRHITTHTGFY; from the exons agaagtagtactttagtggatcacatgaagatccacaccagcgaaaggccgtacctgtgcaacacctgcggaaaatcgtttactaaatcatcagatcttaaacgccacataaccacgcacacgggcgagaagccctacatctgcaaaacatgtggaaaaagttacaggctacgttccacCTTGGTGGTTCACTTgaggatccacaccggcgaaaggccgtacctgtgcaacacctgcggcacAAGCTTTATTAGCTTATcaaatcttaaaagccacatagcCACGCACATGAACCAGAGGCCCTACatgtgcaaaacatgtggaaaaagttacagactATCTTCCCACCtgctggttcactcgaggatccacgtGAGTGAGAAGCCCTAcaactgcaaaacatgtggaaaaggttTCACACAAAGTGCCagcctggtgattcactcgaggacccacaccggtgaaaggccgtacctgtgcaacgcctgcggaaaaacctttaataGATCATCATCTCTTAagcgccacataaccacgcacacgg GTTTCTACTGA
- the LOC133440394 gene encoding zinc finger protein 862-like isoform X1 — MPPEDSGVTKSSSTIEDLEQNETRRICFIKSDKPRTTREVSDMAKQANLKSFFLKRKSSNGEGDDESTSKRLSEEMETTTDDALAPAEKKPKCRGFRLEWKDKYPWLRCDIIDGSEKMFCSHCEKSGRKNGFTKGSTNMRMSSLVEHSRCNDHVSAVTLSAQRAAMEGHCERAKETSNKKLCSQLKVVFYMAKKDIACHQYEGLTELLGAVPEAPDFVTGDGIYRHSGPVDDMEKALESVVMKQLDEKLKGSDFIGVIIDETVNITVNKKLIIYVKMEVQGRAETRLLGNYDVQSGTAQCIFNKLVEVLRERDVELSRVIALGSDGASVMMGKRNGVGALLKRESACSIQVHCIAHRVALAAQDAAKSVDQIGAYKRTVASVYSFYKHSASRTNRLRQLTAALSDEDMTSLKQPCAVRWLSLHKAVESIKSNWPALVMELNEEAVGGNAPAQGILGQIQPYSFIALTHTLADVLPVMTKLNLVFQKEDVNLATIRPMVQASVAALTQLRDAPGPEEERFQADCQDDMYREVKVTHAGDRAVQAFRKARAHYIQHLIDALHDRFPEDSLDLLNCLDVLLNPSRYPGTQSALQEYAETAIQTITDRFGKGMISEDESAPATAPLIDATSARRDAVAVMTALRGYGGLNFSMACEVLIRDFGEIYPEWAQLAKIACVIPVSSVPAERGFSLQNRIKTAQRSRLGEEKVTRLMRIASCAETLGSFDFNSAAAHFSAAKMHKK, encoded by the exons ATGCCTCCAGAAGATTCTGGTGTTACAAAGTCTTCCTCCACAATTGAAGATTTGGAACAG AACGAAACTCGTCGCATTTGTTTCATCAAATCTGACAAGCCGCGCACCACAAGAGAGGTCTCTGATATGGCGAAACAGGCAAATCTTAAAAGCTTTTTTCTTAAACGAAAAAGCTCTAATGGCGAGGGTGATGATGAGTCTACTTCTAAAAGGCTATCTGAAGAGATGGAGACTACCACAGATGATGCTCTGGCCCCCGCTGAAAAGAAACCGAAATGTCGGGGGTTCCGACTTGAATGGAAAGACAAATATCCCTGGCTGAGGTGCGACATCATCGATGGATCCGAAAAAATGTTTTGCTCACACTGCGAGAAGTCGGGGAGGAAGAATGGATTCACCAAAGGATCAACAAACATGAGAATGTCATCTCTCGTTGAGCACAGTCGGTGCAATGATCATGTTTCGGCGGTCACTTTATCCGCACAGCGAGCAGCAATGGAAGGCCACTGTGAGAGGGCAAAAGAAACCTCAAACAAGAAGCTGTGCTCTCAGCTAAAAGTTGTATTTTACATGGCCAAAAAAGACATCGCATGTCACCAGTATGAGGGATTGACTGAGCTACTTGGAGCAGTTCCAGAGGCTCCAGATTTTGTGACAGGTGACGGCATTTACCGGCACAGCGGCCCCGTTGATGACATGGAAAAGGCACTGGAAAGCGTTGTGATGAAGCAGCTAGATGAAAAGCTAAAGGGTAGTGACTTCATAGGAGTTATTATTGATGAGACGGTAAATATCACCGTGAACAAGAAGCTGATCATATACGTCAAAATGGAAGTACAAGGGAGAGCTGAGACACGTTTGCTGGGGAATTATGATGTGCAGTCCGGGACTGCACAGTGTATATTCAACAAACTGGTTGAAGTGCTCCGCGAGCGGGATGTGGAGCTTTCCCGCGTCATTGCCCTGGGCTCAGACGGAGCAAGTGTAATGATGGGAAAGCGTAATGGAGTTGGTGCTCTTCTGAAGAGAGAGAGTGCGTGTTCCATTCAGGTGCACTGTATTGCACACCGTGTGGCGCTGGCCGCGCAAGATGCGGCCAAATCTGTGGACCAGATAGGGGCCTACAAGCGCACAGTTGCTTCTGTGTACTCCTTTTACAAGCACTCAGCCAGCAGGACCAATCGCCTCCGTCAGCTGACAGCAGCGCTCAGCGATGAAGACATGACAAGCCTGAAGCAGCCGTGCGCTGTTCGCTGGCTGTCCTTGCACAAGGCAGTGGAAAGTATCAAAAGTAACTGGCCTGCTTTAGTGATGGAGCTAAATGAAGAGGCTGTGGGAGGAAATGCCCCAGCCCAAGGTATTCTTGGTCAAATCCAGCCATACAGCTTCATCGCCTTGACTCATACCCTGGCTGATGTGTTACCTGTGATGACCAAACTGAATTTGGTTTTCCAAAAAGAAGAtgtaaatcttgccacaattaGACCAATGGTTCAAGCATCAGTTGCGGCACTAACACAGTTACGCGATGCCCCAGGTCCAGAAGAAGAGCGGTTTCAGGCGGATTGCCAAGACGACATGTACAGGGAAGTGAAAGTGACACATGCAGGTGACCGGGCCGTTCAGGCTTTCAGAAAAGCCAGAGCACACTATATCCAGCATCTAATAGATGCTTTACATGACCGATTCCCTGAAGATTCACTGGATCTACTTAACTGCCTTGATGTCCTTCTGAACCCCTCCCGATATCCAGGGACACAAAGTG CGCTCCAGGAGTATGCTGAAACAGCCATCCAAACCATCACTGATCGCTTTGGAAAAGGAATGATCAGTGAGGACGAGTCGGCTCCAGCCACAGCTCCACTCATTGATGCCACAAGTGCGCGCAGAGATGCCGTCGCTGTAATGACAGCGCTCCGCGGTTATGGAGGCTTGAACTTTTCAATGGCATGTGAAGTTCTGATCAGGGATTTCGGTGAAATCTACCCCGAGTGGGCTCAACTGGCCAAGATAGCCTGCGTGATCCCTGTCTCCAGTGTGCCAGCAGAGAGAGGTTTCTCTCTGCAGAACCGCATCAAAACAGCGCAGCGGAGTCGCCTGGGGGAGGAGAAAGTCACAAGACTGATGCGCATTGCAAGCTGTGCAGAAACACTTGGATCTTTTGATTTtaattctgcagctgctcacttcagtgctgcaaaaatgcacaaaaagtAG
- the LOC133440394 gene encoding zinc finger protein 862-like isoform X2: MPPEDSGVTKSSSTIEDLEQNETRRICFIKSDKPRTTREVSDMAKQANLKSFFLKRKSSNGEGDDESTSKRLSEEMETTTDDALAPAEKKPKCRGFRLEWKDKYPWLRCDIIDGSEKMFCSHCEKSGRKNGFTKGSTNMRMSSLVEHSRCNDHVSAVTLSAQRAAMEGHCERAKETSNKKLCSQLKVVFYMAKKDIACHQYEGLTELLGAVPEAPDFVTGDGIYRHSGPVDDMEKALESVVMKQLDEKLKGSDFIGVIIDETVNITVNKKLIIYVKMEVQGRAETRLLGNYDVQSGTAQCIFNKLVEVLRERDVELSRVIALGSDGASVMMGKRNGVGALLKRESACSIQVHCIAHRVALAAQDAAKSVDQIGAYKRTVASVYSFYKHSASRTNRLRQLTAALSDEDMTSLKQPCAVRWLSLHKAVESIKSNWPALVMELNEEAVGGNAPAQGILGQIQPYSFIALTHTLADVLPVMTKLNLVFQKEDVNLATIRPMVQASVAALTQLRDAPGPEEERFQADCQDDMYREVKVTHAGDRAVQAFRKARAHYIQHLIDALHDRFPEDSLDLLNCLDVLLNPSRYPGTQSGVC; this comes from the exons ATGCCTCCAGAAGATTCTGGTGTTACAAAGTCTTCCTCCACAATTGAAGATTTGGAACAG AACGAAACTCGTCGCATTTGTTTCATCAAATCTGACAAGCCGCGCACCACAAGAGAGGTCTCTGATATGGCGAAACAGGCAAATCTTAAAAGCTTTTTTCTTAAACGAAAAAGCTCTAATGGCGAGGGTGATGATGAGTCTACTTCTAAAAGGCTATCTGAAGAGATGGAGACTACCACAGATGATGCTCTGGCCCCCGCTGAAAAGAAACCGAAATGTCGGGGGTTCCGACTTGAATGGAAAGACAAATATCCCTGGCTGAGGTGCGACATCATCGATGGATCCGAAAAAATGTTTTGCTCACACTGCGAGAAGTCGGGGAGGAAGAATGGATTCACCAAAGGATCAACAAACATGAGAATGTCATCTCTCGTTGAGCACAGTCGGTGCAATGATCATGTTTCGGCGGTCACTTTATCCGCACAGCGAGCAGCAATGGAAGGCCACTGTGAGAGGGCAAAAGAAACCTCAAACAAGAAGCTGTGCTCTCAGCTAAAAGTTGTATTTTACATGGCCAAAAAAGACATCGCATGTCACCAGTATGAGGGATTGACTGAGCTACTTGGAGCAGTTCCAGAGGCTCCAGATTTTGTGACAGGTGACGGCATTTACCGGCACAGCGGCCCCGTTGATGACATGGAAAAGGCACTGGAAAGCGTTGTGATGAAGCAGCTAGATGAAAAGCTAAAGGGTAGTGACTTCATAGGAGTTATTATTGATGAGACGGTAAATATCACCGTGAACAAGAAGCTGATCATATACGTCAAAATGGAAGTACAAGGGAGAGCTGAGACACGTTTGCTGGGGAATTATGATGTGCAGTCCGGGACTGCACAGTGTATATTCAACAAACTGGTTGAAGTGCTCCGCGAGCGGGATGTGGAGCTTTCCCGCGTCATTGCCCTGGGCTCAGACGGAGCAAGTGTAATGATGGGAAAGCGTAATGGAGTTGGTGCTCTTCTGAAGAGAGAGAGTGCGTGTTCCATTCAGGTGCACTGTATTGCACACCGTGTGGCGCTGGCCGCGCAAGATGCGGCCAAATCTGTGGACCAGATAGGGGCCTACAAGCGCACAGTTGCTTCTGTGTACTCCTTTTACAAGCACTCAGCCAGCAGGACCAATCGCCTCCGTCAGCTGACAGCAGCGCTCAGCGATGAAGACATGACAAGCCTGAAGCAGCCGTGCGCTGTTCGCTGGCTGTCCTTGCACAAGGCAGTGGAAAGTATCAAAAGTAACTGGCCTGCTTTAGTGATGGAGCTAAATGAAGAGGCTGTGGGAGGAAATGCCCCAGCCCAAGGTATTCTTGGTCAAATCCAGCCATACAGCTTCATCGCCTTGACTCATACCCTGGCTGATGTGTTACCTGTGATGACCAAACTGAATTTGGTTTTCCAAAAAGAAGAtgtaaatcttgccacaattaGACCAATGGTTCAAGCATCAGTTGCGGCACTAACACAGTTACGCGATGCCCCAGGTCCAGAAGAAGAGCGGTTTCAGGCGGATTGCCAAGACGACATGTACAGGGAAGTGAAAGTGACACATGCAGGTGACCGGGCCGTTCAGGCTTTCAGAAAAGCCAGAGCACACTATATCCAGCATCTAATAGATGCTTTACATGACCGATTCCCTGAAGATTCACTGGATCTACTTAACTGCCTTGATGTCCTTCTGAACCCCTCCCGATATCCAGGGACACAAAGTG GAGTATGCTGA
- the LOC133440434 gene encoding zinc finger protein 239-like: MRRHGDHEDAAVPSDSNCKSKLIRTHMGKKVFSCSTCRKEFSKSSILMDHMKIHTGERPYLCNTCGKSFRKLSTIEKHKMIHMGEKLYVCKTCGKSYRQNSSLVIHSRTHTGERPYLCNTCGKTFTSLSHLKRHITTHTSQKPYICKTCGKSYTERSGLLVHSRIHTGEKPYLCNTCGNAFTQSSLLKRHITTHTGEKPYICKTCGKSYRLRSTLVVHSRTHTGEKPYLCNTCGKTFTESSTLKRHITTHMGEKLYLCKTCNKGFSCRIHLLSHMKNHPEEKSGDS, encoded by the coding sequence atgagacgacacggtgaccacgaagatgctgctgtcccgtcagacagcaactgtaaatcaaagctgatcaGGACCCACATGGGGAAGAAGgtgttttcttgcagcacttgcaggaaagagttcagtaaaagtagtattttaatggatcacatgaagatccacactggcgaaaggccgtacttgtgcaacacctgcggaaaatcgtttagAAAATTATCAACAATCGAAAAGCATAAAATGATCCACATGGGCGAGAAGCTCTatgtctgcaaaacatgtggaaaaagttacaggcaaaATTCCagcctggtgattcactcgaggacccacaccggcgaaaggccatacctgtgcaacacctgcggcaaaACTTTTACTTCATTATcacatcttaaacgccacataaccacgcacacgagCCAGAAGCcttacatctgcaaaacatgtggaaaaagttacacagaacgttccggcctgctggttcactcgaggatccacactggcgaaaagccgtacctgtgcaacacctgcggcaaCGCCTTTACTCAATCATCActtcttaaacgccacataaccacgcacacgggcgagaagccctacatctgcaaaacatgtggaaaaagttacaggctacgttccaccctggtggttcactcgaggacccacaccggcgaaaagccgtacctgtgcaacacctgcggaaaaacctttactgaatcatcaactcttaaacggcacataaccacgcacatgGGCGAGAAGctatatttgtgcaagacgtgcaacaaaggttttagctgCAGAATtcatttgctgagtcacatgaaaaatcacccggaggagaagtctggtgactcgtga